A single genomic interval of uncultured Desulfobacter sp. harbors:
- a CDS encoding NAD(+)/NADH kinase translates to MSKQRIGLVIKNEDHAQSKARELIQHIGDRCLVIDTQAPTPPPIPEDLICIVVLGGDGTFLSVARYIGDSDIPLMGIKFGEVGFLAETTEDLLCEMVETVFRGDYLIQERSRLNIRVIRDSKCILDEDVLNDAVINKAALSRLASCAVYLDDTYLTTYRADGLIVATPTGSTAYSLAAGGPVVYPEVPSIILTPICPFTLTNRPLIIPDHTRVEIGLKGSPEDMILTLDGQAGFDMHTCDKIYIQKSRHNVKMISFEPHSYFKVLKTRLHWSGGRS, encoded by the coding sequence GTGAGTAAGCAGCGCATCGGACTTGTAATAAAAAATGAAGACCACGCCCAGAGCAAAGCCCGGGAACTCATCCAGCATATAGGCGACAGATGCCTGGTCATTGACACCCAGGCCCCAACACCGCCCCCCATTCCTGAAGATCTGATCTGCATTGTTGTGCTTGGCGGAGACGGCACATTTTTAAGTGTGGCCCGGTATATCGGCGATTCGGACATTCCTTTGATGGGCATTAAATTCGGTGAAGTGGGATTTCTTGCCGAAACCACAGAGGATCTTCTTTGCGAGATGGTCGAAACGGTGTTTAGGGGGGACTATCTTATCCAGGAACGCAGCCGCCTCAATATCCGGGTGATCCGGGACAGTAAGTGCATCCTGGATGAGGATGTGCTGAATGATGCGGTGATCAATAAGGCGGCTCTGTCGCGGCTTGCCTCATGCGCCGTATATCTGGATGACACCTACTTGACCACCTACCGGGCCGATGGCCTGATCGTGGCCACGCCCACGGGCTCCACGGCCTATTCCCTGGCCGCAGGTGGACCTGTGGTTTATCCTGAAGTGCCCTCTATCATCCTGACCCCGATCTGTCCCTTTACCTTGACCAACCGGCCGTTGATCATCCCAGACCACACCCGGGTCGAAATCGGCCTGAAAGGCAGTCCCGAGGATATGATTCTTACCCTGGACGGCCAGGCGGGCTTTGATATGCATACCTGTGACAAAATATACATTCAAAAAAGCCGCCACAACGTAAAAATGATCTCTTTTGAACCCCATTCCTATTTCAAGGTGCTGAAGACGCGGCTGCATTGGAGCGGCGGCAGATCCTGA
- the polA gene encoding DNA polymerase I, translated as MAAPSTIYLIDGSAFLYRAFHAIRSLATSKGHPTNATFGFTRILLKLLKDKQPEYAGVFFDVKGPTFRHEMFDEYKANRPPMPEELAIQIPDIKAIVKALNIPIIEKTGYEADDLVGTYARIAQEHGFKVVMVTGDKDFIQLITDDCTLWDPMKDTITDRSDVKAEMGIEPEQFIDVLALAGDTSDNIPGVKGVGIKTAVKLIAEYGSINSIYNNLDQLKKKKKLHENLTASKKIVDLSRDLVTIDRHVDVKQPLTDFQLQKFDTRKAFELFQSFEFKALASEFSEKADKSKKIYKMIHTVADMENLVSELETKGVFAIDTETTDIDPMRADLVGLSFSYMNDAGFYIPVGHTNASGIQMPEKEDVLRIFKPLLENPDIAKVGQNIKYDFIILARYGIEIQGIVFDTMIASHLLNPGTRGHGLDRIAMNLFGHKMVSYEEVTGKGKDQIGFQDVPLDLATDYAAEDADLTFMAYTALKKQIKDKGLTPLMETIEVPLICVLAKMEMAGIRVDTDVLDQLSLEFKTELKTLEQKIYELAGEEFNINSSQQLGVILFEKLGLKAVKKTKKKTGYSTDVQVLTQLADTHEMPEKLLRYRTLGKLKSTYVDALSSLVHPDTGRIHTSFNQTITVTGRLSSSNPNLQNIPIRKPEGKKIRQAFIPANGCVLISADYSQIELRLLAHCAQDPILIESFRNDEDIHTRTALEVFQVLPGLVTDEMRSQAKSINFGIIYGMSAFRLSNELGISRKMAGIYIDNYFKRYAGVKAFIDETIKQTRDTCEVSTLFGRKRRLDDIRSSNANLRNFAQRAAVNTPIQGSAADLIKLAMIKMQAALETEKMASKMLLSVHDEIIFEAPEQEKDKLMAMAKQIMENVTPLEVPLKVNFGAGANWAEAEH; from the coding sequence ATGGCGGCACCAAGCACTATTTACCTGATCGACGGCAGCGCATTTTTATACCGGGCCTTTCATGCCATCCGCAGCCTGGCCACGTCAAAGGGGCATCCCACCAATGCCACATTCGGATTCACCCGAATCCTGCTTAAACTACTTAAGGACAAACAACCCGAATACGCAGGCGTTTTCTTTGATGTCAAAGGCCCCACCTTTCGCCATGAAATGTTTGATGAATATAAAGCCAACCGCCCGCCCATGCCCGAAGAACTGGCCATTCAAATCCCGGACATCAAAGCGATTGTCAAGGCATTAAACATCCCCATTATCGAAAAAACCGGATATGAGGCGGATGATCTTGTGGGCACCTACGCCCGCATTGCCCAGGAGCACGGATTCAAGGTGGTCATGGTCACAGGAGACAAGGATTTTATCCAGTTGATCACGGATGACTGCACCCTGTGGGATCCCATGAAGGACACCATCACCGACCGGTCCGATGTAAAAGCGGAAATGGGAATTGAACCCGAGCAATTTATTGATGTGCTGGCCCTTGCCGGAGACACTTCAGACAACATCCCCGGTGTAAAAGGCGTGGGGATAAAAACCGCTGTTAAACTGATTGCCGAATACGGTTCCATCAACAGTATTTACAATAATCTGGATCAGCTGAAAAAAAAGAAAAAACTGCATGAAAACCTGACGGCATCCAAAAAAATAGTCGATTTAAGCCGGGACCTTGTCACCATTGACCGGCATGTGGATGTCAAGCAGCCCCTGACCGATTTTCAACTACAGAAATTTGACACCCGCAAAGCCTTTGAACTGTTCCAGTCATTTGAATTTAAAGCCCTTGCCTCGGAATTTTCTGAAAAAGCAGATAAATCAAAAAAAATCTATAAAATGATCCACACCGTTGCCGACATGGAAAATCTGGTGTCGGAGCTCGAAACCAAAGGGGTGTTTGCCATTGACACGGAGACCACGGACATTGACCCCATGCGGGCGGATCTTGTGGGCCTGTCCTTTTCATATATGAATGATGCCGGGTTTTACATCCCGGTGGGACACACCAATGCGAGCGGAATACAGATGCCGGAAAAAGAAGATGTCCTACGTATTTTCAAGCCCTTGCTTGAAAATCCCGACATCGCCAAAGTGGGGCAGAACATCAAATATGACTTTATTATTCTGGCCCGGTACGGCATTGAAATCCAAGGCATTGTGTTCGACACCATGATTGCCTCCCACCTGCTCAATCCCGGCACCCGGGGACATGGCCTGGACCGCATTGCCATGAATCTTTTCGGGCACAAAATGGTTTCCTACGAAGAAGTTACCGGCAAGGGCAAAGACCAGATCGGATTCCAGGACGTCCCCCTTGACCTTGCCACAGATTATGCGGCGGAGGACGCAGATCTGACCTTCATGGCATATACGGCATTGAAAAAACAGATCAAGGACAAGGGGCTTACCCCGTTGATGGAGACCATTGAAGTGCCTTTGATCTGCGTTCTGGCAAAAATGGAAATGGCAGGGATCCGTGTGGATACGGATGTGCTTGATCAACTGTCACTGGAGTTTAAAACAGAGCTGAAAACCCTTGAACAAAAAATTTACGAACTTGCCGGGGAAGAATTCAACATCAATTCATCCCAACAGCTTGGGGTCATCCTGTTTGAAAAATTAGGCCTTAAAGCCGTTAAAAAAACCAAGAAAAAGACCGGATATTCTACGGATGTGCAGGTGCTCACCCAACTTGCCGACACCCATGAAATGCCTGAAAAGCTGTTGCGGTACAGAACTCTCGGCAAACTGAAATCCACCTATGTCGATGCCCTGTCTTCACTGGTACATCCGGATACCGGACGCATCCACACCTCCTTTAACCAGACCATAACCGTCACCGGTCGCCTATCATCGTCCAACCCGAATCTGCAGAACATTCCCATCCGCAAACCCGAAGGGAAAAAAATCAGGCAAGCATTTATCCCGGCAAACGGCTGCGTCCTTATTTCCGCGGATTATTCCCAGATTGAACTGCGGCTTTTGGCCCATTGCGCCCAGGACCCCATTCTCATTGAATCCTTCCGGAACGACGAGGACATTCATACCCGTACGGCGCTGGAAGTTTTCCAGGTGCTGCCCGGTCTTGTCACCGATGAGATGCGCAGCCAGGCCAAATCCATCAACTTCGGCATCATTTATGGTATGAGCGCATTCCGCCTGTCAAATGAGTTGGGCATCAGCCGGAAAATGGCAGGCATTTATATTGACAATTATTTCAAGCGCTATGCAGGGGTCAAAGCATTCATCGACGAGACCATCAAACAGACCCGGGACACCTGCGAGGTATCCACCCTGTTCGGCAGAAAACGCAGGCTGGATGACATCCGTTCATCCAACGCCAATTTGCGCAACTTTGCCCAAAGGGCTGCCGTAAACACCCCAATCCAGGGCAGTGCTGCGGATTTGATCAAGCTTGCCATGATCAAAATGCAGGCAGCCCTTGAAACTGAAAAAATGGCATCAAAAATGCTTCTATCCGTGCACGACGAAATTATCTTTGAAGCCCCGGAACAGGAAAAAGACAAACTCATGGCCATGGCAAAGCAGATTATGGAAAATGTTACACCCCTGGAAGTGCCACTGAAGGTGAACTTTGGTGCCGGCGCGAACTGGGCCGAGGCTGAACATTAA
- the purN gene encoding phosphoribosylglycinamide formyltransferase, whose translation MVERLKVGTLISGGGTNLQAIIDACNQGRIDAEIVFTGSDVGGVKGLDRAKKAGIDTFVVDYARIIANCREIQDIDSLLPQDFDLDAILAKQRLVDVEKDREKALFFIKSRVIAERQLLDNIESYDMDLLVLAGFMRVLTPYFIDRINTNALGHRIMNIHPALLPAFPGTDGYGDTFRYGCKIGGCTVHFVDYGEDTGPIIGQKAFEIADSDTLEDVKEKGLQKEWELYPACIQKFAQSC comes from the coding sequence ATGGTTGAAAGATTGAAAGTCGGTACATTGATATCCGGCGGCGGCACCAACTTGCAGGCCATTATTGACGCCTGTAACCAGGGGCGCATTGATGCTGAGATTGTCTTTACCGGATCAGACGTTGGCGGGGTAAAAGGCCTGGATCGGGCAAAAAAAGCAGGTATTGACACGTTTGTGGTGGATTATGCCCGGATCATTGCCAATTGTCGTGAGATTCAGGATATTGACAGCCTGCTTCCCCAAGACTTTGACCTTGACGCGATTCTTGCTAAACAGCGGCTGGTGGATGTGGAAAAGGATCGTGAAAAAGCCCTGTTTTTTATAAAATCCAGGGTGATTGCCGAACGGCAGCTTTTAGATAATATTGAATCCTATGATATGGATTTGCTGGTTCTGGCCGGTTTCATGCGTGTGTTGACCCCTTATTTCATTGACCGGATTAATACCAACGCCTTGGGCCATAGGATCATGAATATCCATCCGGCCCTGCTGCCTGCGTTTCCTGGTACCGACGGATACGGGGACACCTTTCGGTATGGGTGCAAAATTGGTGGATGCACGGTTCACTTTGTTGATTACGGAGAAGACACAGGCCCCATCATCGGCCAAAAGGCATTTGAAATAGCCGATAGTGATACATTGGAAGATGTTAAAGAAAAAGGGTTGCAAAAGGAGTGGGAGCTGTATCCGGCATGTATCCAAAAATTTGCCCAATCCTGCTGA
- a CDS encoding HDOD domain-containing protein yields MDIFVARQPVFTSDKKLFGYELLFRLSLDNMFPNIDGSVATSGVLSNTFFSFGINDILAGKPGLINFTRDLLLKQTPLLFPKDHIIIEVLEDIEPEPEIIDVLKAFKSQGFRIALDDFVYDQKFSEMIHLCDMIKFDIMATPLDTLEPVLKSIENELKHITLLCEKVETYEAFEQAKAMGFKLFQGYFFSKPEVISHKGLAANQITNLKLLNEISKQEPTLGIVKDMIKNDVAISFKLLTFINSAYFKRRTAVDTIKDAITFLGLQELKKFIYVVVVSHMNPDKPTELIRFSMIRARMCEQCAHILKTRFTPEEMFTVGLFSTMDAILDMPMEDILEKIALSEKIKNALLGKDRLFNQLNDLITSFEQGQWGHTRFQADKDSQLIQKLPAFYMDALKMADSFLAPD; encoded by the coding sequence ATGGATATTTTTGTAGCACGTCAACCTGTATTCACGTCAGATAAAAAACTTTTTGGTTATGAACTTTTATTCAGGCTCAGCCTGGACAACATGTTCCCAAATATCGACGGATCTGTAGCCACATCCGGTGTCCTGTCCAATACTTTTTTCTCTTTTGGAATCAATGACATCCTTGCCGGCAAACCCGGACTGATCAATTTCACCCGGGATCTTCTGCTCAAGCAAACACCGCTTCTTTTCCCGAAAGACCATATTATCATTGAAGTTTTAGAAGATATTGAACCTGAACCTGAAATTATTGATGTATTAAAGGCTTTTAAATCCCAAGGGTTCAGGATTGCCCTGGATGATTTTGTTTATGATCAAAAATTTAGTGAAATGATTCACCTGTGTGACATGATAAAATTTGATATCATGGCCACACCTTTAGATACCCTGGAGCCGGTTCTAAAATCCATAGAAAATGAACTCAAGCATATTACACTGTTGTGTGAAAAGGTGGAAACCTACGAAGCGTTTGAACAGGCCAAAGCCATGGGGTTCAAGCTTTTCCAGGGATATTTTTTTTCAAAACCCGAAGTCATATCACATAAGGGGCTGGCGGCCAACCAGATCACCAACCTTAAATTGTTAAATGAGATTTCAAAGCAGGAACCGACCTTAGGCATTGTGAAGGACATGATCAAAAATGATGTGGCTATCTCTTTTAAGCTTTTAACATTTATCAATTCAGCATATTTTAAGCGGCGAACTGCCGTAGACACAATCAAGGATGCCATCACTTTTTTGGGCCTGCAGGAATTGAAAAAATTTATCTATGTAGTAGTGGTATCACATATGAACCCGGACAAGCCCACCGAACTGATCCGCTTTTCGATGATCAGGGCCCGGATGTGCGAGCAATGCGCTCATATTCTTAAAACCCGGTTTACGCCGGAAGAAATGTTCACAGTGGGCCTGTTTTCAACCATGGATGCCATTTTGGATATGCCCATGGAAGACATTCTTGAAAAAATTGCCCTGTCTGAAAAAATAAAAAATGCGCTTTTAGGCAAAGACCGCCTGTTCAACCAACTCAATGACCTAATCACAAGCTTCGAACAAGGCCAGTGGGGCCATACCCGATTTCAGGCAGACAAAGATTCTCAACTGATTCAAAAACTACCAGCCTTCTACATGGACGCCTTAAAAATGGCGGATTCCTTTCTTGCCCCTGACTGA
- a CDS encoding TraB/GumN family protein — MSENPIDHSDIHILDRDGKQIILIGTAHVSRHSAQLVSDTIASEQPDTVCVELCNNRLATIRDKDRWQNMDIVKIIKEKKALMLFMNLLLAAFQKKIADKFGIKPGQEMINAIAAAEKTGAAIIPADREIQITLSRVWRGMGFWEKTKLIFSMVLSFGQSDEIEETDIEKMKHQDILQSLLSEIKEDHPIIGEVLINERDQFLAQSIRSAPGDKIVAVVGAAHVPGILEYIEQDTPIDLDALKTLPPPGNLGKVLKWLIPGLIVMLFIAGFLMEGKGAGTDMIWIWVLANGIFAGIGAIMALAHPYTIFSSIIAAPLTSLNPMIAAGWVAGLIEAFARKPKVRDLEAIPKDITTVKGFWRNNVTRILLVVVFTNLGSSIGTMTALPLMIKLLS; from the coding sequence ATGAGCGAAAATCCCATTGACCATAGCGACATCCACATTCTTGACCGGGACGGCAAACAGATCATTCTTATCGGAACTGCCCACGTATCCCGGCACAGTGCCCAACTGGTTTCAGACACCATAGCATCAGAACAGCCTGATACCGTATGTGTGGAACTGTGCAACAACCGGTTGGCTACCATCCGGGATAAAGACAGATGGCAGAACATGGATATTGTAAAAATCATCAAGGAAAAGAAAGCCCTGATGCTGTTTATGAATCTTTTGTTGGCCGCTTTCCAGAAAAAAATAGCTGATAAATTCGGTATAAAACCCGGCCAGGAGATGATCAATGCCATTGCTGCCGCAGAAAAAACAGGTGCCGCCATTATCCCTGCGGACAGAGAAATTCAGATCACTCTTTCCCGGGTATGGCGGGGCATGGGATTCTGGGAAAAAACCAAACTGATATTTTCCATGGTGCTGTCATTTGGCCAGTCCGATGAGATTGAAGAGACAGACATTGAAAAGATGAAACACCAGGACATCCTGCAGTCACTGCTTTCGGAAATCAAAGAGGATCATCCCATTATTGGAGAAGTGCTGATTAACGAACGGGACCAGTTCCTGGCCCAAAGCATTCGAAGTGCGCCGGGGGACAAAATCGTGGCGGTTGTGGGTGCGGCCCATGTACCTGGCATTCTGGAATATATTGAGCAAGACACCCCCATAGACCTTGACGCACTCAAAACACTCCCACCTCCCGGCAACCTGGGAAAGGTATTAAAATGGCTTATCCCCGGCCTGATCGTCATGCTTTTCATTGCCGGATTCCTCATGGAGGGTAAGGGTGCCGGGACCGACATGATCTGGATCTGGGTACTGGCCAATGGCATTTTTGCCGGTATCGGCGCAATCATGGCCCTGGCCCACCCGTACACTATTTTTTCATCCATTATCGCTGCACCGCTGACCTCCCTGAACCCCATGATTGCAGCAGGATGGGTGGCAGGCCTTATAGAAGCATTTGCACGTAAACCTAAAGTACGCGACCTTGAGGCGATCCCCAAGGATATTACGACAGTCAAAGGGTTTTGGCGAAATAATGTCACAAGGATTTTGCTGGTGGTGGTGTTCACTAATTTGGGCTCGTCCATCGGCACCATGACAGCCCTGCCGTTGATGATCAAGCTCTTGTCTTGA
- a CDS encoding conjugal transfer protein TraB, protein MKSIDEHILRVSKEIIVKFIEMGRLSPSSVHESFKDVYKTVNDTVKKNLDPPQDASSGSPKS, encoded by the coding sequence ATGAAATCCATTGACGAACATATACTCAGAGTCAGCAAAGAAATTATAGTCAAGTTTATTGAAATGGGCCGGCTGTCGCCTTCCAGCGTCCATGAATCTTTCAAGGATGTTTACAAGACTGTCAATGATACTGTGAAAAAGAATCTGGATCCGCCCCAAGATGCATCATCCGGTTCCCCGAAATCCTGA
- a CDS encoding iron transporter has translation MHHPVPRNPESCILRQVSAAIKAGLKKGWSGLIWLLKILVPVSLATALMVHYQLLHHFDFLLQPMMTMIHLPASAAVVLVIGIFTGIYGTVAALSVMPFSMEHMILIAVFTLISHNLIQESLVQANSGFRFSTAVVFRLVMSFIVTMICGKIMGVDPGSAGSAGVPVLQAAPGPLFVMLVDWATGTAWLCLKILCIIMSLMVVMELARTFHLIEVVTRITAPVLRFLGLDKSCALLWMTAAVFGLAYGAAVIVEETKNSTHDPKALTRLQLSIGVNHAMIEDPSLFLPLGLPAFWLWIPRLVAAMAAVWLHMGFSWARRFYAARFGHKKLCDY, from the coding sequence ATGCATCATCCGGTTCCCCGAAATCCTGAGTCCTGTATACTCAGGCAGGTATCGGCTGCAATTAAAGCCGGTTTGAAAAAAGGGTGGTCCGGCCTGATCTGGCTGCTTAAGATTCTTGTGCCTGTCTCCTTGGCAACGGCTTTAATGGTGCATTATCAGCTTTTGCATCACTTTGATTTTCTTTTACAACCTATGATGACCATGATCCATCTGCCGGCCTCTGCCGCCGTTGTTCTGGTTATCGGTATTTTTACAGGTATTTACGGTACTGTGGCAGCCCTGTCTGTTATGCCGTTTTCCATGGAGCACATGATTTTGATTGCCGTGTTTACGCTGATCTCCCATAACCTGATCCAGGAAAGTCTGGTCCAGGCCAACTCCGGGTTTCGGTTTTCAACGGCGGTTGTTTTCCGTTTGGTCATGTCCTTTATTGTCACCATGATCTGCGGGAAAATTATGGGGGTGGACCCCGGCAGTGCCGGATCGGCGGGTGTGCCGGTTTTGCAGGCGGCACCAGGTCCGCTTTTCGTCATGCTGGTTGACTGGGCCACGGGTACGGCCTGGCTGTGCTTAAAGATTCTGTGTATTATCATGTCGTTGATGGTGGTCATGGAGCTGGCAAGAACCTTTCATCTTATCGAGGTTGTGACACGGATTACAGCCCCTGTTTTAAGATTTTTGGGGTTGGATAAATCCTGTGCGCTGCTCTGGATGACCGCAGCGGTTTTTGGTCTGGCTTACGGAGCTGCCGTTATCGTTGAAGAGACAAAAAATAGTACCCATGACCCGAAAGCCTTAACCCGGCTTCAACTATCTATCGGGGTCAATCATGCCATGATTGAGGATCCGTCCTTATTTCTCCCCTTGGGTCTGCCGGCATTCTGGCTGTGGATACCCAGGCTTGTGGCTGCCATGGCTGCTGTCTGGTTGCACATGGGGTTTTCTTGGGCAAGGAGATTTTATGCTGCACGCTTTGGCCATAAAAAACTTTGCGATTATTGA
- the recN gene encoding DNA repair protein RecN, whose amino-acid sequence MLHALAIKNFAIIEDLRIEFGAGLSVLTGETGAGKSIIIQAVNLLLGSRASADLVRTGKDNAELEAVFDIAPDSHAARLMVDQNMDIEEGLIIRRVVSAEGKSKIYVNARQTTLDFLKQVTENIAGVSSQHAHQGLLKEDQHLDILDEFAQTLDLRKDVAGLYRQIVPLKKEIADLKAGKEKAEKELALLQFQVDEIETANIQPNEDEELIQKRDQLQNAAQIFEAVNSAVHDLYDREGSVLDQISGMSVRVGRFCETDEKLDALARRLDEISYELQDLVSEFRSFAAGIDLDPQSLDQVDQRLDQIAKLKRKYGGSLDSIFEQYRNMAENLTDIQGIEGRIEHLEQKQKGLVVRIRQKAKALSMRRQKEGLALARLAKAELGALEMGRASFEVDFSTDPGVDPDELVTTDNEKISATGMDRVRFLLTPNPGEAPKPLAKIASGGELSRIVLALKAVLCRDQSFETLIFDEVDAGIGGATSDKVGLKLKELGRVQQVICITHLAQIARYGNHQFRITKQVSGGRTATRITPLICQEERVKELARMIGGSRITDATLAHARELLDTAEES is encoded by the coding sequence ATGCTGCACGCTTTGGCCATAAAAAACTTTGCGATTATTGAGGATTTGCGCATTGAATTCGGTGCCGGTCTTTCTGTGTTGACAGGGGAAACCGGGGCGGGAAAATCAATTATTATCCAGGCTGTAAATTTGCTTCTGGGGTCCCGGGCATCAGCGGATCTGGTACGCACCGGAAAGGATAATGCCGAACTGGAAGCCGTGTTTGATATTGCTCCTGATTCCCATGCTGCCCGGCTCATGGTAGACCAGAATATGGATATTGAAGAAGGTCTGATCATCAGGCGGGTGGTATCTGCCGAAGGAAAAAGTAAAATTTATGTCAACGCCCGCCAAACCACTCTGGATTTTTTAAAACAGGTGACGGAAAACATCGCCGGTGTATCCAGTCAGCATGCCCACCAGGGGCTTCTCAAGGAAGATCAGCACCTGGATATCCTGGACGAATTTGCCCAGACCCTTGACCTGAGAAAAGATGTGGCCGGGTTGTACCGGCAGATTGTTCCTTTGAAAAAAGAGATAGCTGATTTAAAGGCCGGAAAGGAAAAGGCCGAAAAAGAATTGGCACTGCTCCAATTTCAGGTGGATGAGATTGAAACCGCCAATATCCAGCCCAATGAGGATGAAGAACTGATTCAAAAACGCGACCAACTGCAGAATGCCGCGCAGATTTTTGAAGCAGTAAACAGCGCAGTACATGATTTATATGACCGGGAAGGCTCGGTGCTGGATCAGATTTCAGGTATGTCTGTCCGGGTTGGACGGTTCTGCGAGACCGATGAAAAACTGGATGCCCTGGCCCGGCGCCTGGACGAAATATCCTATGAACTTCAGGACCTGGTGTCCGAGTTCAGATCGTTTGCCGCAGGTATTGATTTGGACCCCCAGTCCCTGGACCAGGTGGACCAGCGCCTGGATCAGATCGCCAAACTTAAGCGCAAATACGGAGGCAGTCTTGACTCTATATTTGAGCAATACCGGAATATGGCGGAAAATCTGACAGACATCCAGGGGATTGAGGGACGTATCGAACATCTGGAACAAAAACAAAAGGGTTTGGTGGTCCGGATTCGCCAAAAGGCCAAGGCCCTGTCCATGCGACGGCAGAAAGAAGGGCTGGCCCTGGCCAGGCTGGCAAAGGCAGAACTCGGCGCCCTTGAAATGGGCCGGGCCAGTTTTGAGGTGGATTTTTCCACGGACCCAGGTGTTGACCCTGACGAGCTTGTAACCACGGATAATGAAAAAATATCTGCCACCGGCATGGACCGGGTGCGGTTTTTGCTCACCCCAAATCCAGGGGAAGCCCCAAAACCTTTGGCCAAAATAGCCTCGGGCGGAGAACTGTCCCGTATTGTTCTGGCGCTTAAGGCTGTGCTCTGCCGGGACCAGTCCTTTGAGACTTTGATTTTTGATGAGGTGGATGCCGGTATTGGTGGTGCGACATCCGACAAGGTGGGGCTTAAACTTAAAGAACTGGGCCGGGTTCAACAGGTGATCTGCATTACCCACTTGGCCCAGATTGCCAGGTACGGCAACCATCAGTTCAGGATAACCAAACAGGTGTCAGGCGGCAGAACAGCCACCCGAATCACCCCCTTAATCTGTCAGGAGGAACGGGTAAAGGAGCTGGCCCGGATGATTGGCGGCAGCCGGATCACCGATGCCACGCTTGCCCATGCCAGGGAACTTCTTGATACGGCAGAGGAGTCTTGA
- a CDS encoding zinc ribbon domain-containing protein, with amino-acid sequence MPIYEFKCSKCEEFFEVIVMGEQDDREIVCPKCKSKEFQRVVSATNYAMGPSGNAAQGVHTQERTCSSGTCKTYTVPGS; translated from the coding sequence ATGCCGATATATGAATTTAAATGTAGTAAATGTGAAGAGTTTTTCGAAGTGATTGTTATGGGGGAACAAGATGACCGGGAAATTGTCTGCCCCAAATGTAAATCCAAGGAGTTCCAGCGGGTGGTCTCGGCCACCAACTATGCTATGGGCCCGTCAGGAAACGCTGCCCAAGGCGTACATACCCAGGAACGTACCTGTTCAAGCGGAACGTGTAAGACCTATACGGTTCCCGGAAGTTAG